A window of Diadema setosum chromosome 2, eeDiaSeto1, whole genome shotgun sequence contains these coding sequences:
- the LOC140246089 gene encoding transmembrane protein 43-like produces MHNAGRGGSVLPSAFAKKTDFTFVERVSNSFTGSLLGIGLIVVGVFIVVLNEGLAAHVSWKLEEGLRNIIPLESSQVVFAENNNKLVHATGKLRTTEPLVDTIYGISVQAVKLRRHVQMYQWVEHRRYSEDSDEEVQYTYTKEWRAELIDSDTFENPARHTNKKEFSIQGTTFVAIRAYLGNFQLKEPIKEKIDNFEVHMATQQPTDNRIKLHKGFYYSSVEPTRPMIGDVRVTFSYAGVSGPDTSPLGPANKVSIIAKQTGAMLTSYMDPSGESREMVYMGESSAEEMLLKHFKIKDNLTWSLRVGGWLMIFLGFSFMRLITYYIMDLIPALQKIAAFGLTNFNLCLSFSLAMFFASTQYVMTRPLRALIMMTLALLPFIIVFMRQRLSKKNNLKI; encoded by the exons ATGCACAATGCTGGGCGTGGTGGGTCTGTGCTGCCATCAGCCTTTGCTAAAAAGACTGACTTTACATTTGTGGAGCGTGTCAGCAATAGCTTCACTGGTTCCCTGCTAGGGATTGGATTgattgttgttggtgttttcaTTGTGGTCCTGAATGAG GGCTTGGCTGCCCATGTGTCATGGAAGCTGGAGGAAGGCCTTAGAAACATTATACCTCTGGAGTCCAGTCAGGTGGTGTTtgcagaaaacaacaacaagcttGTGCATGCGACTGGAAAACTGAGAACAACAGAA CCATTGGTCGACACAATATATGGCATATCTGTTCAAGCAGTCAAACTCCGTCGGCATGTTCAAATGTATCAGTGGGTAGAGCACCGGAGGTACAGTGAAGATTCAGATGAAGAGGTGCAGTATACATACA CCAAAGAATGGAGAGCAGAGCTGATTGACAGTGACACATTTGAGAATCCTGCCAGACATACCAATAAGAA agagTTTTCCATCCAGGGAACCACATTTGTGGCCATTAGGGCATACCTGGGCAACTTCCAGCTGAAGGAGCCAATCAAAGAAAAGATTGACAACTTTGAGGTGCACATGGCAACCCAGCAACCCACAGACAATAGGATCAAGCTTCACAAAGGCTTCTACTACTCCTCAGTTGAACCAACCAGACCAATG ATTGGAGATGTCCGTGTGACGTTTAGCTACGCTGGAGTGAGTGGACCTGACACTAGTCCATTAGGACCGGCAAACAAG GTTAGCATCATAGCAAAGCAAACAGGGGCTATGCTTACCAGCTATATGGACCCCAGTGGAGAGTCAAGAGAGATGGTGTATATGGGAGAAAGTTCAGCAGAA GAAATGCTGCTGAAACACTTCAAGATAAAGGATAACTTGACGTGGTCCCTCAGGGTTGGTGGATGGCTCATGATCTTCCTAGGATTCTCTTTCATGAGACTCATCACATATTACATCA TGGATCTAATTCCAGCGCTTCAGAAGATTGCTGCCTTTGGTCTGACGAACTTCAACCTATGTCTCTCCTTCTCCCTGGCCATGTTCTTTGCTTCCACTCAGTATGTCATGACAAGACCTCTACGTGCACTAATTATGATGACTCTAGCATTACTGCCATTCATTATTGTCTTTATGAGGCAAAGActatcaaagaaaaataatctgAAAATATGA
- the LOC140246090 gene encoding uncharacterized protein: MPDRGIVRPRMTTLPRLAPAQTSITSVLYPTISNDEPERKSHSSIGYRQFSNSWGGSATEHPDIKQAPHTALGGRSYPRLDPLHPPKVGRTVSLETTNPHYKNELRTLNMKREQYHKFHRAWMKPVYGTKMEQEEYRQHIRSSLKDQMSDKESVRRKFLVDRVKESETAVAYDKQCLTADKDAFVKKAIYLHKFRDENKKIMENKEQDERINRRNQHKLERELLCYNPINWSQSLR, encoded by the exons ATGCCTGATCGAGGAATAGTTAGACCGAGGATGACAACCCTTCCGCGTCTTGCCCCAGCGCAAACTTCCATCACATCTGTCCTCTACCCAACAATCAGTAATGATGAGCCCGAGAGAAAGTCTCACTCTTCCATTGGATACCGCCAGTTCTCAAACTCATGGGGTGGTTCAGCCACAGAGCATCCTGACATCAAGCAGGCTCCTCACACAGCCCTTGGTGGACGGTCATACCCACGACTTGACCCTCTGCACCCACCAAAAGTTGGCAGAACTGTGAGCTTGGAGACAACAAACCCTCATTACAAAAATGAGCTTAGAACACTGAACATGAAAAGAGAACAGTATCACAAATTTCACAGAGCATGGATGAAACCTGTCTATGGCACAAAGATGGAACAAGAAGAGTACAG GCAACATATCAGAAGTTCATTGAAAGACCAGATGTCAGACAAGGAGTCGGTGAGAAGAAAGTTTCTTGTGGATCGAGTGAAGGAGAGTGAGACAGCAGTGGCTTATGACAAACAATGCCTTACTGCAGACAAGGATGCGTTTGTCAAGAAGGCTATCTACCTGCACAAATTTAGGGATGAGAACAAAAAG ATCATGGAAAACAAAGAACAAGATGAGCGAATAAACAGAAGAAACCAACACAAGTTGGAACGTGAGCTGCTGTGCTACAATCCAATCAACTGGAGTCAATCACTACGATAG